The window TCACTCGATCCAATAAGGAGGAGTCCATCTTTAGAAAATGAGACAACTAATGCAGTGCCGGAGAATTTGGATTCGACGATGCAACTGTTGTTTTTAGCGTGTAAAGGGGACGTGAAGGGCGTAAAGGATTTGTTGGATGAAGATGATGTTGATGTGAATAGCATTGATTTAGATGGAAGGACTGCTTTGCATATTGCTGCGTGTGAAGGACATGTTGAGGTTGTGAAGCTTTTGTTGAGTCGGAAGGCTAATATTGATGCTCGTGATCGTTGGGGAAGCACGGTAGACTTTTGTTTCTTAATTACtatttttacaatttttttgGATCATTAACTTCTACATGTTTGATATATTGTCTTTGGTATGATGAAGATTTTTACTCCCGGTGTTTGATTGGGTGCAGAAtttaaaaaagaaacaaaatatttAAAACTTGTTGTTACATTTGTATCGCCATAAATATGGAAATGTACGATCACATTTTAGGacagactaaaaaagaaatacgatcacataaattgggatggaTGGAATATTGGATCTTACCTTGAATAATGTAAAATGTTATGTGAAAATATCTTTCTCACTTACTGGTGCAAGTCATTTTTACGGCTGTTACTCTTATCACTTGTTTCAATCAGCATTTGCACGACAATGAACCCGAACTATGATAATTAAAaaaaggcagcccggtgcactaagctcctgctATGCACGGAGTCCGGGGAAGcgccggaccacaagggtttaTTGTTGGCAaccttaccctacatttctgcaagaggctgtttccgttGTTGTTCGCTATTCTCCTTGACATATTGTCCCTGATAATATGAATAAGGGGGGTGGAATAAAGTTTCAATTCCTCAGAAAATTTGGCAACTGTGAATCTATGGGGAACAAAAGTTGGTTTGCCTGGCAAACTATTCTGTTGCTAGTTTCTTCCCTGATTTGTGAATAATCGTGAGAAGGACTAGAGGAACAAGAAAATTTTGTTGACATAAGATGAGAAAGGACTTAAAAGGGTTCAAGTGGCTTCAGCAAATCTCACTTGAGAGGGAAAAATGCAAACCTTATGACATTTACAGATTATatgtttctttatttttcaattttgtttATCTCTTTGCATCTGAGCAATACCATTTATAACGATTCAAATTCATAATGCAGGCTGCAGCTGATGCAAAATACTACGGAAACGTTGAAGTTTACAATATCTTAAAGGCCCGGGGGGCCAAAGTCCCGGTAAGTGGGAAGATAATTTTCTGGTTAGAGTGGGTTTTATTATATTATGGCACTGAGTATTAGTCACGTTGCTAGAAAACCAGAAACACACCAATGACTGTAGCAAATCCTCGAGAAGTTCCAGAATATGAACTCAATCCACTGGAGCTTCAAATCCGGAAAAGGGATGGAATCTCGAAGGTAAGGTATCTCTTGGATTTCAGAATAAGGATGTTTCAGTTTTGATAAATGATGAAAGCATTAAAATGCCATGTTTGCAGTATGCCTGGTAAAAGAAAATTTCAGAAGTTGTAATTGTAAGCTGTTTGATTTTCACTAGAAGAACTGTATACTTTGTAGTAACCTATGTTTGAAGATGCAGCCTTCTGGTCGTGAACTAAAATTGAAATGGATGGTGCTGCGATTTTTCTATAGAAAAGATTGATCCTCGGTCCATATATAACAAGGAGATCATCTTACGACATGGTAGCTTTAGTTTATCCTTTTTAATTTCTGATGGTTTCAGTGAGCACTTTGTCATAACTCTGAGATTTTTAGGTCTACTTTTAAATTTTCAGCTTGTAAATGGATGAAACTTCTTAATCAAATTATGTCATCAAACATAGTTCATTTGCAGCAAGTTAAGATTCAAACTATCGTAGCAGGCCTCACTTGAAATTTCTAACTTTTTGCAAACTTTTGAACATTTATTTCCTGCTTTGCTTCTTGAAGGAAGCTATGAAACATCTGGGCCGACTTGCCTCTCCTCTTGTGTTTTGTTTTTGATTTTACATAGCCTCTTCATGGATTTCGTGCTTGATTTTGCATAGCTAATTTTCAGTCTTTTCTTAACAACTTCGCTGCAACTTTCTTTTGACTTTTGACAGGGTTCATATCAAGTTGCTAAATGGAATGGGACTAAAGTTTCTGTCAAGATACTTGACAAGGATAGCTATTCAGACCCAGAAACCATGTATGTTGTCAACGTATATTCAGTTAGTCTTCTATTTCACGTCCATAGGCCACTCTGTTCTCGGATTGGGAAATATGCTTATATTTTTTACTTCAGCTAGTAACCATGTTGCCTGATTCTCTGTAACTAGCAAGCTTTGACATGATACATTAATGTGGCTATTAAATTTGCGGTGCGGCTTTGGTAGATGTTTTATCCAGCTTATGTTGGCTTGTCACATGTTGAAACCGTTGTTTTCTTCACTTCTCTTGGGGGACATTTCATGTATTCCGTGTGGACTTATTTCTTGTGTATATAGGCGAAGCCCAGACTGCTAATATTAACTTTGATGCTTATCGTTTCAAGGAATCTGTCTAAGAAAACTCGGAAAGTTTCCTAGTGTTAGTCAACAAGTAATTGCCCAACAAAAGAAAACAGGACATATTGGAGTACTTTCATGTTTGATTAAGCAAGGCTGTTCTCTAAGTTGCATTCTGTTATATAACAGTCTTGTGGGCAAGTTGATGACATCATTATGTGTGCTTAAATCTAACACTGACCTTTAATTACCTATATTGCTGGGACTCTCCAAAAATGCTGCcgcactacttttggaggattcGACACGAACATCGCGGCATttttgaagagtccgagcaacatagtaATGTACAATTGATAGGTAGTTCTTTGCTTTTTTATGCTTGGTAGATTGTGAACACGGTATTGAGATGGCTCCGTAGGTGCCTTTATGAGATTTTCATAAGAAAATCAAAATCCATGAAgaagctggaaatacatctgccAAAAATATAGCGGTGCATTTCCTTCATTTATGTGAATCCTGATGTATAGCATACTCCAAGGTCTTTATCCATGAATCTTATCCTTTTGAGCATGTAAAGCGATAGAAAGACGAAATTATGCGTCCCAAAAGGAAATCCAGCCTTTAAGATAAAGACTCTTTATATTCATATGTTTATGTAATGTTGGCAGATTGAGTTTTTGAGCTGATAGAATGCATCCTAGGTTTGTAGTAATATATAATAAGTTGAGAAATGAGGATAACACCTGGTATTTTTGGTGGCCTTCTTGTTAGGGATTTCCCCCAATTTCATCCTATCATTTCTCTAAAACCAGAAATTTGGAATGCCCAATTCTATAAGCTTCTTTGTGATTTTCTACACCCTAGTTATGTAAGCTGGGGTTCCTCGACCTTGGTTTGTAGCATAGTAGTATAATACGTAATAAGTCGACGCTCACATATGTTGTTTGCGACAGCCTCCTTGTGTAGTTTACCTTATTCATCCTAACACTTCTCTGAATCCAAATTTAGGATGCATACTTACCAAGCttctttgattttattttactGCCACTAGCTATGGTCGTCAGTTCATCGAAAATGAAACTTAGTACACTATCCTTTTTCTGGTGCCTGTCTAAAAAAAggacagcccggtgcactaagctcctgctatgcgcggggtccggggaaaggCCGGACCACaatggtctattgtacgcagccttacccagCATTtatgcaagaggttgtttccacggctcgaacccgtaacctcctggtcacatggcagcaactttaccagttacgccaaggctccccttctttCTGGTGCCTGTCTAATTCAAGAAAAACTTATTATCTTCCTTCATGTGTGATTGCCGCAAAGTTGCACTCAGACATTGAAGTGATTCAGGGGAGATGCATTATTTCCAAGTGCCTTGATTCATGAGAGAGGACAGAACCGCTACTTTAGTTTTACCATATTATAATAAGATCATTTAGGCTATCTTCTGAAATATATCTTGGTCTAATGGTTGATGAGAACTTTTTGTAATTGGGGAGAAATTTTTGGGGCTGAGATCGGACTGCTTAAAGCTCCAGTCTTGTACATGATTCACATTTTTCTCCTTGCAGAACCAATTTTTTCATTATTAGACCGTGTAGCTTCTCACATTCTTTTTTGATGTGTCCTTTTGGCTTCACATTTGGACAAATCACTTTATCAGTTGTTATTTAGGATTTGTCAATTCTTATTGTTGAGTAAACTGCTTTTTCACTTGATGACGATTGCCTTAACTCCATGTCCTTCGTATGCAGAAATGCTTTCAAACATGAATTAACTTTGTTGGAAAAAGTACGACATCCTAATGTGGTTCAATTTGTTGGAGCCGTTACACAAAATATACCAATGATGATAGTATTAGAGTACCATCCAAGTGTAAGCTCTCTCTATCTCACCTTGTTCCCCACAAAATCCCTTCTTCACTCTATCCACCTACACACCAAATATTGTATATTATTGAGAAAATATTTTGATCAGCTCTTACATCAATAGTACATTCAATTTGTGTTGCGATCTCTCCCCTGATGTGTTTTCATTCTTATCGATTTTATgcgctttatttattgttgcttcGCTGAACTTTCCAAGGGTTGTTGCATTCATTTATTGTTGATTTTTCAGGGTGACCTGGGTAGCTATCTTCAGAAGAAGGGACGTCTATCGGCTTCTAAGGTTCTAAGATTTGCACTTGATATTGCCAGGCAAGTCTGTTTTCTTTTATGCGTACTGAAAAAAAAGGCTCTGTTAGTACACTCGAGAattcttttgttatttttaattttttatgctGATAAGATGATCTACTTTCTTTGGTTGCCATCCTGGTTATGACATATGATCTTGATTTTCAGGGGCATGAATTATCTTCATGAATGTAAACCAGACCCAATTATCCATTGTCTTTTAATGCCAAAGTAAGAAAACTAAATGCTTTATGATTCTCAGATGTTAAATGATCTTTTTCAGTGCACTCATTGAGGTGTCTACTTCGTTTAATGTTTGTAATTTTTGTAAGGTGCCAGAAATATTTTGCTGGACAATGGAGGTCTATTGAAAATTGCAGGATTTGGTTTAACTAGATTGTCAAACATTTCACCTGACAAAGCAAAGTTGGTGCAGCCTCAAGGCATTGACCTTGCAAGTAAATATTTAAATTTGAGCACACATAATTTAATCACAATAATAGGCAGAAAAAGAATCTTCTAGTTTGATATTAGTGTCCTCTGTAAAAACTTCAGGTGATGGACTTAAATGTATTCTTATTTCATGACAGGAGGAATTGTAATTGCAACGCAATTGTTGACTATTACATTCTCTTTCTTGTTACTTGTAGGTCCCTATACAGCACCTGAGATCTATAAAGATGAAATATTTGATAGAAGTGTGGATGTATATGCTTTTGGAGTATTACTTTATGAGGTACCAATTCAATTTCAGATCATTTAACTTATGGCTGCATTTCTTTTTGCTGCATAATTATTTTAGCTAATTGGAACATCACTGTTATGCAATAGAATTCAAACATTCTTCTTTTGCTTGTATGTCTTTTCTATTTTGTTTTCAGAAAACTCTAGTCAATTCTGCCGACCTGCTGCTATATGATTTAGTTTACTCTGAGTTTTAGTTAAACTTTGTTGGGTATAGATGATGGAgggaacaccaccttttcatccCAAATCACCTGAAGAGGCTGCTAGATTGATGTGCAAAGAGGGTAAAAGACCATCATTCAAGTCAAAATCTAAGTATCCGCCGGACCTTAAAGAGTAAGCTCAGctgttaatttttcttttaaatactCGGATGCATCTGGTCTTTTGCAGTTTGTATGCAGTTATAGAGTAGCAACATTATGTACTAATATAGCAGATGTTCCCTGCCATGCTCCTAGTACTTCTAATCAGTGGCATAAGCCACACTTTGCCAAGGGTGGTAGCAACCCCCTTCGCCGAATAAAAATACTATGTATGTAGGTCAAATATTACTTTATAGGGCTGTATATTATATTTTGAGCACCTTAACACAGTTGAGTGAGGTAATCCAGCGGTCCAGGGCGTTCAAAGTGAGGTGTTGTTCACGGGTTTGAATCCCTGTCCAAACATTTTTATCTGTTCATTTTGTTTGCCAAAACAAAATGGAGACCACCATGTGTGGTCTATTTGACTCTTTTTCAATCTAAAAGAATTCCTAATAAATAACTCTTAAAACTTAAAGTCTGTGTAAATACAGACAACTAATCTTAAAAGTTGTTTCTTAAACAAAATTTATAATTTAGAAGTCAAGCTCTACAAAATTTCTTCTACAAAAGTCCTTAACATACTACAGACCCTCTCGACTCTCTTTCCTCTGTTCTATGCGTACTTTTTATTAGTAAAATTTCTTTTGTTGTCTTGTTTTATGTTAGGTTTGATTTATAAAATTATCGTTCTATTACAAGTGTTTTAATTGTTTAACTAAATGTTGTGTGGTTTGATTTAAAAATTTCGGTGCACCCATTCATCGAAAAAAATGATTGTCGACTTCCTTAAAGTTTGAACACCCTTGGTGAGATTACTGGCTACGCTACTGCATCTAAAGCATATGATTTTTTGCGAAAGAATTCAGAAAAGGATTATTCTTTGCTGTTTTGTTTTACGGAAGTAATGTGTAGGTTATTTTTTGGCTTCTGGGGTGGGTGCTATCTGATTGCTTAGTCCAGTATTATGTGATGTCCGCTTGTCTTTAATCTCGCATTCTCCAATTTGACGTACTTTTCCTACCAGAGCTTTTTGAAGTTCTTGGGCAATTGATTCTGGATGACGATTCATTTTCCCGTGTTTGTCTATCTGATGATAAAATGCCCAGCTTTATATTGTGCATTGCCTTATTTTATATTTCCTTATATTTTACCAATCATAAAGTGTATAACAACAAGATTTTGCACAATCTGGCCATCTTCCCCCACCATCATCTGACACTAACAAGGCTCTTGTATCTCATTGCTTTTGTTGATCTTATTACTTTAGCATAAGTTCAGTGGTGATTTTTGTATTTCTCTTACTCACTTTACTGGATGTCTAGGTTGATTGAAGAATGTTGGCATCTAGATTCTTTTGTTCGGCCAACATTTTCAGAGATAATTGTGCGCACGGATAAAATTGTTGCAAACTGCTCGAAACATGGATGGTTGAAAGATACTTTAAAGCTTCCCTGGTAATGCTTCCAATACACTACTTTGCATGTTCTGGATGTTTATCTTTTCAGTTGTTTACGTTATGTAAAGTTCCTCTGACCTAGAAGAAAAGATTCAGCACCATAGATAACTTCTGCAAGAATTGAAATTGCTTTATGTGGTGTTACAACCTTTAGATTTTTTACTTTCCCTCGGTGTATTTTTAAATTAGTTGTAACAACTTAACCAGCAAACTTATCTATGCAAAACATATTACTGACTTGAGTACCGACAAGTGAATTATAAGTAGTTTGATGAATCTGTATATTCGAGTAGTCTTTTACGTAACTTTTAAAAAAATCAGATGATATAAAGTCGTTTTTCTAATTGGTCCTACATTATCAAGCGCATCACCTTTCTAATATCAAGTGTACCAGTTCACTGCAGAAGTTCTGTGAATGTTAAACTTCGCCTAAGAATGTTCCAACTTCAGATTTAGTTCATTTTTTCACATTCCtcttgtttatttttctttttccattTCTGAGTGCAATATTTTGTGACAACACAATAGAAGTAGATAACAGGGAACATGTCATAGATGAATTTCTTGGTGCAGGTTATAGAGTGCAAATAATTGCGGTGAACTTGGACATATCTTGATGCAGTGAAGAATATTAACCAACATTCTTGTGGTATTTGGTATAATGTGGATGTATGGCAAATTATGGTATCATACTAAGCTCTCTGCTCTCTTTTGCAAGAATCCTTGTCAGCTTCATCTTGTTGTTAAACCAAAATAAAGGAAGATTGCAGGGTGTGATTGGAACAAGAATTAAAACTTCAGGCACAGCGTCTCTAGTTTTGAGTAAGTGGAGCTCTTATTAAGTTGGAACATCTCTCTATTTTTAAGCTTTCAGCAAGTAAACTGTATTCTGCTGTATAAGGAAAGAGGAAATATCATATAAGAGAGAAACTAGAAATCACCATATATTCATCTATCTTTCTTCTCATATTATATAAGAGCATTTTCGAGAATTCATTTCGCAACTCTTACATAAATGTATCCCTTTTTGTGCCTTTTCCATTCGTCTCTATTATTTCCTATGCTTTTACAACCTGAATATGTTTCA is drawn from Nicotiana tomentosiformis chromosome 12, ASM39032v3, whole genome shotgun sequence and contains these coding sequences:
- the LOC104091345 gene encoding integrin-linked protein kinase 1-like isoform X1, producing MDVKAQLKRGISRQFSTGSLRMSGKFSFKRQNSLDPKNKNIRFSFGRQSSLDPIRRSPSLENETTNAVPENLDSTMQLLFLACKGDVKGVKDLLDEDDVDVNSIDLDGRTALHIAACEGHVEVVKLLLSRKANIDARDRWGSTAAADAKYYGNVEVYNILKARGAKVPKTRNTPMTVANPREVPEYELNPLELQIRKRDGISKGSYQVAKWNGTKVSVKILDKDSYSDPETINAFKHELTLLEKVRHPNVVQFVGAVTQNIPMMIVLEYHPSGDLGSYLQKKGRLSASKVLRFALDIARGMNYLHECKPDPIIHCLLMPKNILLDNGGLLKIAGFGLTRLSNISPDKAKLVQPQGIDLASPYTAPEIYKDEIFDRSVDVYAFGVLLYEMMEGTPPFHPKSPEEAARLMCKEGKRPSFKSKSKYPPDLKELIEECWHLDSFVRPTFSEIIVRTDKIVANCSKHGWLKDTLKLPWL
- the LOC104091345 gene encoding integrin-linked protein kinase 1-like isoform X2, with translation MDVKAQLKRGISRQFSTGSLRMSGKFSFKRQNSLDPKNKNIRFSFGRQSSLDPIRRSPSLENETTNAVPENLDSTMQLLFLACKGDVKGVKDLLDEDDVDVNSIDLDGRTALHIAACEGHVEVVKLLLSRKANIDARDRWGSTAAADAKYYGNVEVYNILKARGAKVPKTRNTPMTVANPREVPEYELNPLELQIRKRDGISKGSYQVAKWNGTKVSVKILDKDSYSDPETINAFKHELTLLEKVRHPNVVQFVGAVTQNIPMMIVLEYHPSGDLGSYLQKKGRLSASKVLRFALDIARGMNYLHECKPDPIIHCLLMPKNILLDNGGLLKIAGFGLTRLSNISPDKAKLVQPQGIDLASPYTAPEIYKDEIFDRSVDVYAFGVLLYEMMEGTPPFHPKSPEEAARLMCKEGKRPSFKSKSKYPPDLKELIEECWHLDSFVRPTFSEIIVRTDKIVANCSKHGWLKDTLKLPW
- the LOC104091345 gene encoding integrin-linked protein kinase 1-like isoform X4, producing the protein MDVKAQLKRGISRQFSTGSLRMSGKFSFKRQNSLDPKNKNIRFSFGRQSSLDPIRRSPSLENETTNAVPENLDSTMQLLFLACKGDVKGVKDLLDEDDVDVNSIDLDGRTALHIAACEGHVEVVKLLLSRKANIDARDRWGSTAAADAKYYGNVEVYNILKARGAKVPKTRNTPMTVANPREVPEYELNPLELQIRKRDGISKGSYQVAKWNGTKVSVKILDKDSYSDPETINAFKHELTLLEKVRHPNVVQFVGAVTQNIPMMIVLEYHPSGDLGSYLQKKGRLSASKVLRFALDIARGMNYLHECKPDPIIHCLLMPKNILLDNGGLLKIAGFGLTRLSNISPDKAKLVQPQGIDLASPYTAPEIYKDEIFDRSVDVYAFGVLLYEKTLVNSADLLLYDLVYSEF
- the LOC104091345 gene encoding integrin-linked protein kinase 1-like isoform X3, with product MDVKAQLKRGISRQFSTGSLRMSGKFSFKRQNSLDPKNKNIRFSFGRQSSLDPIRRSPSLENETTNAVPENLDSTMQLLFLACKGDVKGVKDLLDEDDVDVNSIDLDGRTALHIAACEGHVEVVKLLLSRKANIDARDRWGSTAAADAKYYGNVEVYNILKARGAKVPGSYQVAKWNGTKVSVKILDKDSYSDPETINAFKHELTLLEKVRHPNVVQFVGAVTQNIPMMIVLEYHPSGDLGSYLQKKGRLSASKVLRFALDIARGMNYLHECKPDPIIHCLLMPKNILLDNGGLLKIAGFGLTRLSNISPDKAKLVQPQGIDLASPYTAPEIYKDEIFDRSVDVYAFGVLLYEMMEGTPPFHPKSPEEAARLMCKEGKRPSFKSKSKYPPDLKELIEECWHLDSFVRPTFSEIIVRTDKIVANCSKHGWLKDTLKLPWL